In Pueribacillus theae, a genomic segment contains:
- a CDS encoding class D sortase has product MRSAHKKKKRRTKRLVLLSLSIGMILFGLWFSGTNAFKFMAGYFIYTTGKTSTEPVQETQPEKKNEKEETAKTVTYSERPEKGDVIGDLKIPKLDAVLPIYHGTDEDELEKGVGHFAGSVLPGEKDNSVLSGHRDTVFRKLGDVGKGDLLVVSTSAGEFTYKIRKVKIVDADDRTIIVPKPRATLTVTTCYPFDFIGSAPERYILIADLIESKLS; this is encoded by the coding sequence ATGAGAAGCGCACATAAAAAGAAAAAAAGAAGAACCAAACGGCTGGTTCTTCTTTCACTATCCATAGGGATGATTTTGTTTGGACTTTGGTTCAGTGGGACAAATGCTTTTAAATTTATGGCTGGCTATTTCATCTATACAACCGGGAAAACGAGCACAGAGCCCGTTCAAGAAACACAACCAGAAAAGAAGAACGAGAAAGAAGAAACAGCCAAGACTGTAACCTATTCCGAACGTCCAGAAAAAGGAGATGTAATTGGGGATTTAAAAATTCCTAAGCTTGATGCCGTTCTACCGATCTATCATGGTACAGATGAAGATGAGCTGGAAAAAGGCGTGGGGCATTTCGCCGGCAGTGTACTCCCCGGCGAAAAAGATAATTCAGTCCTTTCAGGCCACCGCGATACCGTGTTCCGAAAGCTTGGCGATGTCGGCAAAGGCGATTTGCTTGTTGTCTCCACATCAGCCGGAGAATTTACGTACAAGATTCGCAAAGTAAAAATTGTAGATGCTGATGATCGTACAATCATCGTTCCGAAGCCTCGGGCGACCTTAACGGTCACAACGTGCTACCCTTTCGATTTTATCGGCAGCGCCCCTGAACGTTATATTCTTATTGCCGATTTAATTGAAAGCAAACTCTCTTAA
- a CDS encoding DUF2621 domain-containing protein — translation MPGWFMGFILLWSVFLITIIFIGGFFMFRKFLKRLPKEDGKSILDWQDYYIEKTLHLWTEDKKVLLNELVEPVPELFRDIAKQKIAGKIGELALKEKARTLDEDLIIRGYIIATPKRDHKFLIKKLNEKQIDIKPYQELLS, via the coding sequence ATGCCAGGATGGTTTATGGGCTTTATTCTATTATGGTCGGTCTTTCTTATTACAATTATCTTCATTGGCGGATTCTTTATGTTTCGCAAATTTTTAAAAAGATTGCCGAAAGAAGATGGCAAATCCATCCTTGATTGGCAAGATTATTATATAGAAAAAACACTCCATCTTTGGACAGAAGATAAAAAAGTCCTTCTAAACGAATTGGTTGAACCCGTTCCTGAATTGTTCAGAGACATCGCAAAGCAAAAAATTGCCGGTAAAATCGGCGAGCTTGCACTGAAAGAAAAAGCCCGGACCCTTGATGAAGATTTAATTATACGCGGCTATATTATTGCAACACCGAAACGAGATCATAAATTTCTAATCAAAAAATTAAATGAAAAACAAATCGACATTAAACCTTACCAAGAGCTGCTATCATAA
- a CDS encoding M15 family metallopeptidase → MKEQNDPEGKNAGEANDEKMTHEQKQNTGSVEKEAVDVLADKRLDKTVTADGSGKNIVSNPDDLLVVTNKERNLPADYIPEDLVYPNIPFPFEGKEEKMMLRKEAAAALEDLFKKAKEDKINLYAQSGYRSYERQEAIFASNSERVGEEKANRVSARAGQSEHQTGLTMDVTSPAVDYKLVEDFENTVEGKWVKDHAHEFGFIIRYPKGKESITGYNYEPWHLRYVGKEHAKMIQQKGITLEEYLQPKHKAVNK, encoded by the coding sequence ATGAAAGAGCAAAACGATCCTGAAGGGAAAAATGCAGGAGAAGCAAACGATGAAAAAATGACACATGAACAGAAACAGAACACAGGTTCTGTTGAAAAAGAGGCTGTCGATGTATTGGCTGATAAACGATTGGATAAGACAGTGACTGCAGATGGATCAGGAAAAAATATCGTATCAAATCCAGATGATCTTTTAGTTGTGACAAATAAAGAGCGGAACTTGCCGGCAGATTACATTCCTGAAGATTTAGTCTACCCAAATATTCCGTTCCCATTTGAAGGCAAAGAAGAAAAAATGATGTTGAGAAAAGAAGCTGCGGCAGCGTTGGAGGATTTGTTCAAAAAAGCGAAAGAAGATAAAATAAATCTTTATGCACAATCCGGTTACCGTTCGTATGAACGGCAAGAAGCAATCTTTGCATCCAATTCGGAGAGGGTTGGTGAAGAAAAAGCAAACAGGGTAAGTGCGCGAGCTGGACAAAGTGAACACCAAACGGGTCTGACAATGGATGTGACAAGTCCGGCAGTAGACTACAAGTTAGTCGAAGATTTTGAGAACACCGTTGAAGGGAAATGGGTGAAAGACCATGCGCACGAATTTGGCTTTATCATTCGGTATCCGAAAGGGAAGGAATCAATCACAGGGTATAACTATGAACCTTGGCATTTACGTTATGTTGGAAAAGAACATGCAAAAATGATTCAGCAAAAGGGGATAACGCTTGAAGAGTATCTTCAGCCCAAACATAAGGCAGTAAATAAATAA
- a CDS encoding YneF family protein, producing the protein MAMWVYILVGALCLLAGVALGFFIARRYMMNYMKKNPPINENMLRVMMMQMGQKPSQKKINQMMKAMQNQMNK; encoded by the coding sequence ATCGCAATGTGGGTCTATATTTTAGTTGGTGCACTTTGCTTACTGGCAGGTGTTGCTTTAGGCTTTTTTATTGCACGTAGATACATGATGAATTATATGAAAAAGAATCCACCGATTAATGAAAATATGCTACGGGTAATGATGATGCAAATGGGTCAAAAGCCGTCACAAAAGAAGATTAATCAAATGATGAAAGCAATGCAAAATCAAATGAATAAATAA
- the sirA gene encoding sporulation inhibitor of replication protein SirA, whose product MRRYVIYLLDKEVAHNYCGKEEKLYQLFLEAQNKISPYNSIVKKQIKYITNEIPVPYLHHVILTELNDQLHSYEKEKSYEIFIEENNSRAVLITEKNYLSLYAYGSCEAESVFFEALRKFEPSFLAIDFKHSNYGWLNPIKRENLV is encoded by the coding sequence ATGAGGCGTTACGTTATTTATTTATTGGATAAAGAAGTAGCACATAATTACTGTGGCAAAGAAGAAAAATTATACCAGCTATTTCTCGAAGCACAAAATAAAATTTCTCCATACAATTCAATAGTAAAGAAACAAATAAAATATATTACGAACGAAATTCCTGTTCCTTATTTGCATCACGTGATATTGACTGAATTAAATGATCAACTACATAGCTATGAAAAAGAAAAATCATATGAAATTTTTATTGAAGAAAACAATAGCAGAGCGGTTCTTATCACAGAAAAAAATTATTTATCGCTTTATGCATATGGTTCGTGTGAGGCCGAGTCCGTCTTTTTTGAGGCCCTTCGAAAATTTGAACCAAGTTTCCTAGCTATCGATTTTAAACATTCAAATTACGGTTGGCTAAACCCAATCAAACGAGAAAACCTCGTTTAA
- the tkt gene encoding transketolase has translation MENQLDAAAINTIRTLSIDAIERANSGHPGLPMGAAPMAYALWSKIMNHNPANPEWFNRDRFVLSAGHGSMLLYSLLHLFGYEVTMDDLKNFRQWGSKTPGHPEYRYTPGVEATTGPLGQGIAMAVGMAMAERHLAATYNREGYPIIDHYTYSICGDGDLMEGVSAEAASLAGHLKLGRLIVMYDSNDISLDGDLHLSFSENVGARFEAYGWQVIHVEDGNDIAAVEKALQDAKAEVNKPTLIEVKTTIGFGSPNKAGKSASHGAPLGKEETRLTKQAYKWEFEADFHVPEEVREHFNRLKNKGIEKEKEWISLFEQYKQVFPELAKQLEFALNETLPEDFEKHMPVFNENEDTLASRDASGKFINAAASLLPNFIGGSADLASSNKTLIKDESNFSAENYKGRNIWFGVREFAMGAAINGMALHGGLQVFGATFFVFSDYLRPSIRLAALMKLPVTYVFTHDSIAVGEDGPTHEPIEHLASLRAMPGLSVIRPADGNETVAAWRLALESMNEPTALVLTRQGLPTLAGTDKLAYEGVKKGAYTISKSSNSQIDALLIATGSEVNLAVSAKEQLEAEGIHVNVVSMPSWDRFEKQSEEYKQNVLPSTIKTRLAIEMGSSLGWSKYVGDSGDVLAIDRFGASAPGDTIIEKYGFTVENVVRKVKDLLNKARHQ, from the coding sequence ATGGAAAATCAATTGGATGCGGCAGCAATAAATACAATCCGGACACTTTCTATCGATGCGATCGAACGTGCCAATTCCGGTCATCCGGGTTTGCCGATGGGGGCAGCGCCGATGGCCTATGCACTTTGGTCTAAAATAATGAATCACAATCCAGCAAATCCGGAATGGTTTAACAGAGATCGTTTTGTATTGTCTGCCGGACACGGCTCGATGCTTTTATACAGCCTGCTTCATTTGTTCGGATATGAAGTAACAATGGACGATTTAAAAAACTTCCGCCAGTGGGGAAGTAAAACACCGGGCCATCCGGAATACCGTTATACACCGGGAGTTGAAGCGACAACAGGGCCTCTAGGGCAAGGAATCGCGATGGCTGTCGGGATGGCCATGGCAGAGCGCCACTTAGCGGCTACTTATAACCGAGAAGGCTATCCGATCATTGATCATTATACATACAGCATTTGCGGCGATGGGGATTTAATGGAAGGTGTTTCAGCAGAAGCGGCTTCTTTGGCCGGCCATCTTAAGCTTGGCCGATTAATTGTCATGTATGATTCGAATGACATTTCTCTTGATGGTGACTTGCATTTGTCATTTTCAGAAAATGTCGGTGCAAGGTTTGAAGCGTATGGATGGCAAGTCATCCATGTGGAAGACGGCAATGACATCGCTGCTGTGGAAAAAGCTTTGCAAGATGCGAAAGCAGAAGTAAATAAGCCTACCTTAATTGAAGTAAAAACAACGATTGGTTTTGGATCACCAAATAAAGCTGGTAAATCAGCCTCTCACGGAGCCCCTTTAGGTAAAGAAGAAACACGATTAACAAAGCAAGCGTACAAATGGGAATTTGAAGCGGATTTCCATGTTCCTGAAGAAGTAAGGGAGCACTTTAACCGGTTGAAAAATAAAGGAATCGAGAAAGAAAAAGAATGGATTTCTTTATTTGAACAGTATAAACAAGTTTTTCCGGAATTGGCAAAGCAATTAGAGTTCGCTTTAAACGAAACACTTCCTGAAGACTTTGAGAAACACATGCCGGTATTTAATGAAAATGAAGACACGCTCGCTTCACGCGATGCTTCAGGCAAGTTTATAAACGCTGCTGCTTCACTATTGCCTAATTTCATCGGAGGTTCCGCGGATTTGGCAAGCTCAAATAAAACATTGATAAAAGATGAAAGCAATTTTTCAGCGGAAAACTATAAAGGCAGAAATATTTGGTTTGGAGTACGGGAATTTGCCATGGGTGCAGCAATCAATGGAATGGCCTTGCATGGCGGCCTACAAGTTTTTGGTGCAACATTTTTCGTTTTCTCCGACTATTTAAGGCCGTCGATTCGTCTGGCGGCTCTTATGAAGCTCCCGGTTACGTATGTATTTACACATGACAGCATTGCGGTAGGCGAAGACGGGCCAACCCACGAGCCAATTGAACATTTGGCATCATTGCGTGCGATGCCGGGCTTATCCGTTATCCGTCCTGCAGACGGAAATGAAACAGTCGCGGCTTGGCGGTTGGCTTTGGAAAGCATGAATGAACCGACAGCGCTCGTTTTAACCCGTCAAGGTTTGCCAACGTTAGCCGGCACAGACAAATTAGCATATGAAGGGGTGAAAAAAGGCGCGTATACGATTTCTAAAAGCAGCAATTCACAAATCGATGCGTTGCTCATCGCGACTGGCTCCGAAGTAAACCTTGCCGTTTCAGCAAAAGAACAACTTGAAGCTGAAGGCATTCATGTCAATGTCGTCAGCATGCCTTCGTGGGATCGATTCGAAAAGCAATCAGAAGAATATAAACAAAACGTATTGCCATCAACAATAAAAACCCGTCTGGCAATTGAAATGGGATCCTCGTTAGGCTGGAGCAAATATGTAGGCGATTCGGGAGATGTGCTGGCCATTGATCGTTTCGGAGCATCAGCACCCGGGGATACCATCATCGAAAAATATGGTTTTACCGTTGAAAATGTTGTTCGAAAAGTAAAGGATCTGTTGAATAAAGCGAGACATCAATGA
- a CDS encoding DUF896 domain-containing protein, producing the protein MKSELNRINELAKKAKTEGLTDKEKIEQKELRGQYLKRFRSAFEKHLHGLTVVDELGNDVTPEKLKKSKKRRHKH; encoded by the coding sequence TTGAAATCGGAATTAAATCGCATAAATGAACTGGCAAAGAAAGCGAAAACAGAAGGTTTAACAGATAAAGAAAAAATTGAACAAAAGGAGCTTCGTGGACAGTACCTAAAGAGGTTTCGCAGCGCTTTTGAAAAACATCTTCACGGATTAACGGTTGTTGACGAGTTGGGAAACGACGTAACACCGGAAAAACTTAAAAAAAGCAAAAAACGTAGACATAAGCATTAA
- the lexA gene encoding transcriptional repressor LexA, producing the protein MLKLSTRQQAILDFIKEEVNTKGYPPSVREIGEAVGLASSSTVHGHLARLEKKGLIRRDPTKPRAIEIIDRRDKLPKVESINVPIIGKVTAGQPITAVENVEDFFPLPKHFSSHDPMFILVVDGESMIEAGIYDKDYVIVKQQATADNGDIVVAMTEENEATVKRFFKEKNFIRLQPENSAMKPIILKNCTILGKVIGVFRSLA; encoded by the coding sequence ATGTTAAAATTATCTACAAGGCAGCAAGCGATTTTAGATTTTATAAAAGAAGAAGTAAATACAAAAGGATATCCCCCATCAGTTAGGGAAATTGGAGAAGCGGTAGGGCTTGCCTCAAGTTCAACAGTCCACGGCCATTTGGCAAGGCTTGAGAAGAAAGGCTTAATTAGACGCGATCCTACAAAGCCTAGAGCAATTGAAATTATTGACAGAAGAGACAAATTGCCAAAGGTTGAAAGCATTAATGTTCCAATCATCGGAAAAGTAACAGCCGGCCAACCAATTACAGCTGTCGAAAATGTAGAGGATTTCTTTCCTTTGCCTAAGCATTTCTCCAGCCATGATCCGATGTTTATACTTGTGGTAGATGGGGAAAGCATGATCGAAGCGGGCATTTATGATAAGGATTACGTTATCGTTAAACAGCAGGCTACAGCAGATAACGGTGATATTGTTGTTGCCATGACAGAGGAAAATGAAGCTACTGTGAAGCGTTTTTTCAAAGAAAAGAATTTTATCCGCCTCCAGCCGGAAAACTCTGCCATGAAGCCAATTATATTAAAAAATTGTACGATTTTAGGCAAAGTAATTGGTGTATTTCGTTCTCTCGCTTAA
- a CDS encoding helix-turn-helix domain-containing protein, translating into MENVLGTFLEAVRKEKNLSLREAASKSGLGHSYIRDLELGINRKTGKKVIPSINSLKKIADAYELNIYDLLDKAGLIDLEALRETNESTRSSLEKQNNQSSPSPIPLLYEVKPHIELLNAANIEKYIYYPFSDGTQPDYALKMKGDSMARAGIDDGDIIYMRSLDHPEYNGQIAAVSITGNEEGMIKRITWSSNFPMFSLVSENPNYRTINVPFNKAEICGVYFGHFKPEKL; encoded by the coding sequence ATGGAAAATGTGCTAGGAACGTTTTTAGAAGCAGTAAGGAAAGAAAAGAATTTGTCCTTAAGAGAAGCTGCGAGCAAAAGTGGGCTTGGCCATTCTTATATTAGAGATTTAGAGCTAGGCATTAATCGAAAAACAGGAAAAAAAGTCATCCCTTCAATAAATTCCTTAAAAAAAATTGCGGATGCCTATGAGCTTAATATTTATGATCTTTTGGATAAAGCCGGGCTTATCGATTTAGAGGCGCTTAGAGAAACGAACGAGTCAACCCGTTCAAGTTTAGAAAAACAAAATAATCAATCTTCCCCCTCCCCTATCCCTCTTCTTTATGAGGTTAAACCTCATATTGAGCTGTTAAATGCAGCCAATATCGAAAAATATATTTATTACCCTTTTTCCGACGGGACACAGCCTGATTATGCACTTAAAATGAAAGGGGATTCAATGGCGAGGGCGGGTATAGACGATGGCGATATCATTTATATGCGTTCATTAGATCACCCTGAATATAACGGGCAAATTGCTGCTGTTAGCATAACAGGCAATGAGGAAGGGATGATAAAACGGATAACCTGGTCTTCTAACTTTCCGATGTTTAGTCTTGTTTCAGAAAATCCAAATTACAGGACGATCAATGTTCCTTTTAATAAGGCGGAAATTTGTGGCGTTTATTTCGGACATTTTAAACCCGAAAAATTATAA